A single region of the Methanomassiliicoccales archaeon genome encodes:
- a CDS encoding UxaA family hydrolase, producing the protein MMSKAIVLSEKDNVATALDELKESEEVTIRNGEDRVIKILQDIPFGHKFATRNIELGEEILKYGEVIAKATVSIKEGAHVHVHNVESLRGRGDLVSQEE; encoded by the coding sequence ATCATGAGCAAAGCTATAGTTCTGAGCGAAAAGGATAATGTGGCAACCGCGCTGGATGAGCTCAAGGAGAGCGAAGAGGTCACAATACGGAATGGCGAGGATAGAGTTATAAAAATCCTTCAGGACATTCCTTTTGGCCACAAGTTCGCAACCAGGAACATCGAGCTCGGAGAGGAGATATTGAAGTATGGTGAGGTCATCGCAAAGGCCACTGTGAGTATCAAAGAGGGAGCACATGTTCACGTTCACAATGTGGAGAGTCTGAGAGGCAGAGGGGATCTCGTTTCCCAGGAGGAATGA
- the larA gene encoding nickel-dependent lactate racemase, with translation MKRSVVCGERELHFEVPDDGLAWELWPEEAEPVENEEIAVKEAISNPIGSERLGKLVNAGMKIMILVDDFTRPTPRRTILRILLDELNDAGIPDSDITVMVALGTHRYMEEGEIRECIGEENYKRVRVINHEWMEEEKLVDLGHTESGTPIKVNKLAYDSDFLIAVGSIVPHCFAGFSGGAKIIQPGISGPETTAATHFLICQDDDRVLHFAGKIQNKAMDEMRQVAKQAGLRFIVNVVFNAHKELVKVVAGDVVAAHNAGMKHSKDIFVKELKEKVDIVIMEAQPADADMWQATKPLSYARRTLDEGGSLIFVSATPDGIGNHPFLSEKGRSTYAELKSMMLCDQVDDRVAGSILLVIKKATGDVDTYVISDGLTREEKESMDLIHADTVQEALELALKKHGEGARIGIIHHGGDVLPVPPDMR, from the coding sequence ATGAAACGATCAGTGGTCTGCGGAGAGAGGGAGCTACACTTCGAGGTCCCTGATGATGGCTTAGCATGGGAACTTTGGCCCGAAGAGGCTGAGCCTGTGGAAAATGAGGAAATTGCGGTAAAGGAGGCCATCAGCAACCCCATTGGGAGCGAAAGATTGGGAAAACTGGTGAACGCCGGTATGAAGATCATGATCCTGGTGGATGACTTCACAAGGCCCACTCCAAGGAGGACGATATTGAGAATCCTTCTGGACGAGTTGAATGATGCGGGCATTCCAGACAGTGACATCACTGTGATGGTGGCTCTTGGCACTCACCGCTACATGGAGGAAGGGGAGATCAGGGAATGCATTGGTGAGGAGAACTACAAGAGGGTGAGGGTCATCAATCACGAGTGGATGGAGGAAGAGAAATTGGTTGATCTTGGCCACACTGAGAGCGGGACACCCATAAAGGTCAACAAGTTGGCATACGACTCCGATTTCCTAATCGCGGTTGGAAGCATCGTCCCCCACTGCTTTGCCGGTTTTTCGGGTGGAGCCAAGATCATCCAGCCAGGGATTAGCGGTCCAGAAACAACTGCAGCCACCCACTTTCTCATATGCCAGGATGATGATCGCGTGCTCCACTTCGCCGGAAAAATTCAGAACAAGGCTATGGATGAGATGAGACAGGTGGCAAAACAGGCCGGACTCCGTTTCATCGTGAATGTTGTGTTCAACGCTCATAAAGAGCTGGTGAAGGTGGTCGCGGGCGATGTGGTCGCGGCCCATAACGCGGGAATGAAACACTCAAAGGACATCTTCGTCAAGGAGTTGAAGGAGAAGGTGGACATCGTGATCATGGAAGCACAACCCGCGGACGCTGACATGTGGCAGGCCACCAAGCCGCTATCCTACGCTCGTCGCACCCTAGATGAGGGCGGTTCATTAATCTTCGTTAGCGCGACACCCGATGGAATTGGTAACCACCCCTTCCTCTCGGAGAAAGGCCGCTCAACCTACGCCGAACTGAAGAGCATGATGCTTTGTGACCAGGTCGATGACCGGGTGGCAGGATCGATACTGCTGGTCATTAAGAAAGCCACAGGAGACGTGGACACTTATGTGATCTCCGATGGGCTGACACGGGAGGAAAAGGAATCCATGGACCTCATACACGCCGACACTGTGCAAGAAGCTCTGGAATTGGCTCTCAAGAAGCACGGAGAAGGGGCGAGGATAGGGATCATACATCACGGAGGTGATGTGCTTCCAGTGCCTCCTGACATGAGGTGA